The following proteins come from a genomic window of Maribacter sp. HTCC2170:
- a CDS encoding acetyl-CoA C-acyltransferase — translation MKTAYIVKAYRTAVGKAPKGVFRFKRTDELAAETIEYMMKELPDFDKKRIDDVIVGNAMPEGSQGLNMARLISLMGLDIVDVPGVTVNRFCSSGIETIGIATAKIQAGMADCIIAGGAESMSSVPMTGYKTELNYDLVNSGHEDYYWGMGNTAEAVANEFKVSREDQDEFAYNSHMKALKALAEDRFQDQIVPIEVEQTYLDNNGKKATKKYTVTKDEGPRAGTSKEVLGKLRAVFAAGGSVTAGNSSQMSDGAAFVMVMSEEMVKELNLEPIARMVNYAAAGVEPRIMGIGPVKAIPKALKQAGLKQDDVELIELNEAFASQSLAVMRELDLNQDIVNVNGGAIALGHPLGCTGAKLSVQLFDEMRKRDMQGKYGMVTMCVGTGQGAAGIYEFLK, via the coding sequence ATGAAAACAGCATATATAGTAAAGGCATATAGGACAGCGGTTGGTAAGGCACCCAAAGGTGTGTTCCGTTTTAAAAGAACCGACGAGTTGGCTGCAGAAACCATCGAATACATGATGAAAGAGTTGCCTGATTTTGATAAAAAACGTATTGACGATGTCATCGTAGGTAACGCCATGCCTGAAGGATCACAGGGATTGAACATGGCACGTTTGATTTCTCTAATGGGCTTGGATATTGTTGATGTCCCCGGAGTAACAGTAAATCGATTCTGTTCTTCAGGAATTGAAACCATTGGTATCGCAACAGCAAAAATACAAGCAGGTATGGCCGATTGTATTATTGCGGGTGGAGCAGAGAGTATGAGTTCAGTACCTATGACCGGTTATAAAACTGAGTTGAATTACGATTTAGTTAATTCAGGTCATGAAGATTATTACTGGGGCATGGGAAATACTGCGGAAGCGGTGGCCAATGAATTCAAAGTGTCAAGGGAAGATCAAGATGAGTTTGCCTACAACTCTCATATGAAAGCATTGAAAGCATTGGCTGAAGATCGTTTTCAAGATCAAATTGTTCCAATTGAAGTTGAGCAAACATACCTTGATAATAATGGCAAAAAAGCCACAAAAAAGTACACGGTAACTAAAGACGAAGGACCCCGTGCTGGAACCAGTAAAGAGGTACTTGGGAAACTAAGGGCTGTTTTTGCCGCTGGCGGAAGTGTAACCGCAGGTAATTCATCTCAAATGAGTGATGGCGCTGCTTTTGTTATGGTGATGAGTGAAGAAATGGTAAAAGAATTGAATCTTGAACCAATTGCCAGAATGGTCAACTACGCCGCAGCGGGTGTGGAACCTAGAATCATGGGTATAGGACCAGTAAAAGCTATTCCAAAAGCCTTGAAACAAGCCGGTTTAAAACAAGATGATGTTGAGCTAATAGAATTGAACGAAGCGTTTGCTTCCCAATCACTAGCAGTTATGAGAGAATTAGACCTTAACCAAGATATTGTCAATGTCAATGGTGGCGCAATTGCATTAGGTCATCCTTTAGGATGTACAGGGGCTAAATTATCAGTTCAATTATTTGATGAAATGCGTAAGAGGGATATGCAGGGCAAATACGGAATGGTAACAATGTGTGTAGGTACAGGTCAAGGGGCTGCTGGTATCTACGAGTTTTTGAAATAA
- a CDS encoding acyl-CoA dehydrogenase family protein, with the protein MSTESKEKDLLRGGQFLVKETKCEDVFTLEDLSEEQRMMRDSTKEFVDRELWAHWERFEKKDYAYTEECMRKAGELGLLSVAVPEAYGGMGMGFVSTMLVCDYISGATGSFSTAFGAHTGIGTMPITLYGTEEQKQKYVPRLASGEWFGAYCLTEPGAGSDANSGKTKAVLSEDGKHYSITGQKMWISNAGFCNMFIVFARIEDDKNITGFIVENDPENGITMGDEEKKLGIHSSSTRQVFFSNTKVPAENMLSERGNGFKIAMNALNIGRIKLAAACLEAQRRIIGEAVNYANERIQFKTPIINFGAIKGKIADMATDTYAGESASYRAAKNIEDRIALRVAAGNSHQEAELKGIEEYAIECSILKVAVSEDVQSTTDEGLQIFGGMGFSADAPMEKAWRDARIARIYEGTNEINRMLSVGMLVKKAMKGHVDLLGPATKVGEELMGIPSFDAPDFSELFAEEKDLVARLKKVFLMVAGSAVQKFGPALEKHQQLMMCAADILIEIYMAESTILRTEKNAKRFGEEAQITQIAMSKLYLYNAVEIAISKGKEAIISFAEGDEQRMMLMGLKRFTKYTNNPNVVALRTQIADKIAADNGYTFD; encoded by the coding sequence ATGAGTACCGAATCAAAAGAAAAAGACCTTTTAAGAGGTGGGCAATTTCTAGTTAAGGAAACCAAGTGTGAAGATGTATTTACATTGGAGGATTTGTCAGAAGAGCAACGCATGATGCGTGATAGCACAAAGGAATTTGTAGATCGCGAACTTTGGGCACATTGGGAACGTTTTGAAAAGAAAGACTATGCCTATACAGAAGAGTGTATGCGCAAAGCAGGAGAACTCGGTCTTCTTTCCGTTGCTGTACCGGAGGCTTATGGCGGAATGGGTATGGGCTTTGTATCCACAATGTTGGTATGTGACTATATTTCTGGTGCCACAGGTTCATTTAGTACTGCCTTTGGTGCTCATACAGGTATTGGCACCATGCCGATTACACTTTATGGCACTGAGGAGCAAAAACAAAAATATGTCCCTAGATTGGCTTCTGGTGAATGGTTCGGAGCTTATTGCTTAACAGAACCAGGTGCAGGATCTGATGCAAATTCAGGAAAAACCAAAGCGGTTCTATCCGAGGATGGCAAACACTACTCAATCACCGGTCAAAAAATGTGGATTTCAAATGCTGGTTTTTGCAATATGTTCATTGTATTTGCTCGAATTGAAGACGACAAGAACATTACAGGTTTTATTGTAGAGAATGACCCAGAAAATGGAATTACTATGGGTGATGAAGAGAAAAAATTAGGTATTCACTCCTCCTCTACCCGCCAAGTTTTCTTTAGCAATACAAAAGTACCCGCTGAAAATATGCTTTCTGAGCGTGGCAACGGATTTAAGATTGCCATGAACGCCTTGAATATTGGACGAATAAAACTGGCCGCTGCTTGTTTGGAAGCGCAACGAAGAATCATTGGTGAGGCAGTTAATTATGCAAACGAAAGAATTCAATTCAAAACACCAATAATCAATTTTGGGGCGATAAAAGGCAAAATTGCAGATATGGCTACTGATACCTATGCTGGGGAATCAGCAAGTTATAGAGCTGCAAAAAATATAGAGGATCGGATTGCACTCCGTGTTGCTGCTGGTAATTCACATCAAGAGGCTGAATTAAAAGGGATTGAAGAATATGCCATTGAATGTTCTATTCTAAAAGTTGCGGTTTCAGAAGATGTACAGAGTACCACCGATGAAGGACTACAAATCTTTGGCGGTATGGGCTTTAGTGCCGATGCACCTATGGAAAAGGCATGGAGAGATGCAAGGATTGCAAGAATTTATGAAGGCACCAATGAGATCAACCGAATGCTTTCAGTAGGTATGTTGGTTAAAAAAGCAATGAAGGGTCATGTTGACCTTTTAGGCCCAGCAACCAAAGTTGGCGAAGAATTAATGGGGATTCCTTCTTTCGATGCTCCAGATTTTTCAGAATTGTTCGCTGAAGAGAAAGATTTGGTGGCCAGACTAAAAAAAGTGTTCTTAATGGTCGCAGGTAGTGCTGTCCAAAAATTTGGTCCTGCATTGGAAAAACACCAACAATTGATGATGTGTGCCGCAGATATCCTAATCGAAATCTATATGGCGGAATCAACCATTCTTAGAACTGAAAAGAATGCCAAACGTTTTGGTGAAGAAGCACAGATTACTCAGATAGCAATGTCTAAACTTTATTTGTACAATGCTGTTGAAATAGCCATTTCTAAAGGAAAAGAAGCCATAATTTCTTTTGCTGAAGGTGATGAGCAACGTATGATGTTAATGGGACTTAAGCGTTTCACAAAATATACCAATAACCCAAATGTAGTTGCTTTACGCACTCAGATTGCTGATAAGATTGCTGCAGACAACGGTTACACCTTTGACTAA
- a CDS encoding S8 family peptidase has product MKKSLTPLKRSWMPLLMASLFLTSCSTDSTETEIFESEEINAVYAKSSSKKDYMVILKKESISAGFEAHLQDMGATVKSVSPEIGVVVVSSSNKVSKSIESLSMVRSVVPDYNVQWIDPQLHQQASPPSIGSDEWFFNELWGMDAIDAPEAWNTGQTGTGVRVAVLDSGIDASHTDLAPNLNTDLSRSFVYDENGILEDWQSNSNFNHGTHVSGTIAAADNQFGVIGVAPNAELVAVKVLSEFTGSGAFSSINNGIVYAALIDADVINMSLGATFNKNGFITLDDGSVIKVPGKYIAEIRHAQQRAINFAYRNGTTIVVAAGNDGTNLDGNGSAVKLPASLNNVISVSATAPYNLFEYPSSDLDIPAHYSDYGRSHVTVSAPGGDFDAYYDGFTSTYVYDMVLSTNPGGSWFWSAGTSMASPHVAGVAALIIGKNGGSMDPHEVTQQITNTADKVDGNGASLYHGKGRVNAYRAVTE; this is encoded by the coding sequence ATGAAAAAAAGTTTAACCCCACTAAAAAGAAGCTGGATGCCATTATTAATGGCATCATTATTTTTAACATCATGTTCAACTGATTCAACTGAAACCGAAATTTTTGAGAGCGAAGAAATCAATGCTGTTTATGCAAAATCCTCCTCAAAAAAGGATTACATGGTAATACTTAAAAAGGAAAGTATTTCTGCTGGATTCGAAGCTCATCTGCAAGATATGGGAGCTACGGTCAAATCTGTCTCTCCAGAAATTGGAGTTGTTGTGGTTTCGTCGAGTAATAAGGTTAGTAAATCCATTGAATCCTTATCAATGGTTCGCTCCGTGGTACCTGATTATAATGTACAGTGGATTGATCCACAATTGCATCAGCAAGCATCACCTCCAAGTATCGGAAGTGACGAATGGTTCTTTAACGAACTTTGGGGAATGGATGCCATAGATGCACCTGAAGCATGGAATACCGGCCAGACTGGAACTGGAGTTAGAGTTGCGGTCTTGGATTCTGGGATAGATGCTAGTCATACTGATTTGGCTCCAAACTTAAATACAGATCTTAGTAGGTCATTTGTTTATGATGAAAATGGTATACTTGAAGATTGGCAATCTAATAGCAATTTTAATCATGGCACCCATGTTTCCGGTACCATCGCTGCTGCTGACAATCAATTCGGAGTGATAGGTGTGGCACCTAATGCAGAATTAGTTGCCGTAAAGGTACTTTCAGAGTTTACTGGGTCAGGAGCTTTTAGCAGTATCAACAATGGTATTGTATATGCAGCTCTTATAGATGCTGATGTAATAAATATGAGTCTAGGAGCCACATTTAATAAAAACGGCTTTATAACCCTTGATGATGGATCGGTTATCAAAGTTCCTGGGAAATACATTGCTGAAATTAGGCACGCACAACAAAGAGCCATCAATTTTGCATATAGGAATGGTACAACTATTGTTGTTGCCGCAGGTAATGACGGCACTAACCTTGATGGTAATGGCTCCGCAGTTAAACTACCAGCGAGTCTCAATAATGTAATTTCCGTTTCTGCAACAGCACCCTATAACCTGTTTGAATACCCTTCAAGTGATTTGGATATTCCAGCTCATTATTCAGATTATGGCAGAAGTCATGTTACGGTTTCTGCTCCAGGAGGAGATTTTGATGCCTATTACGATGGGTTTACTTCTACTTATGTATATGATATGGTCCTTAGCACTAATCCTGGTGGGAGTTGGTTTTGGAGTGCGGGCACCAGTATGGCATCGCCACATGTTGCGGGAGTAGCTGCTTTGATTATTGGCAAGAATGGTGGTTCGATGGATCCACACGAAGTGACCCAACAAATAACGAATACTGCTGATAAAGTAGACGGTAACGGAGCCAGTCTTTACCACGGTAAAGGAAGGGTAAACGCCTATCGCGCTGTCACTGAATAA
- a CDS encoding dipeptidyl-peptidase 3 family protein, whose protein sequence is MKIKHILSVFLVIGLLWSCKEKTEEPEQVIVEEKFDYLVDQFADIKILRYQIPGFDEMTLKEKQLLYYMTQAGLAGRDIMWDQNYRHNLEIRDALENVYTSYAGEKTGKDWLAFEEYLKRVWFSNGIHHHYSNDKIKPKFNADFLTYLLKETDTNLEGEAFDVIFNEKDDKKVNKKKGVDNVASSAINFYDPSITDADVEAFYATADKGPKDRPIEAGLNSTLVRENGKIVEKVWKSGGMYGTAIDEIIKWLEKAKSVAENDKQAKTLGLLVDYYKTGDLNIWDQYCIEWATSTEGNIDWINGFIEVYNDPKGYRGSYESIIQVKDFEMSKQMAVLSENAQWFEDNAPLMDSHKKDSVVGISYKTINVAGEAGDASPSTPIGVNLPNNNWIRQEHGSKSVSLGNIIDAYNNAGGSGRLKEYAYDAEEIELEEKHGKLADKLHTALHEVVGHASGQINPGIGQPKETLKNYASTMEEGRADLVGLYYLMDPKLQELGLVENSEEIGKAAYDGYIRNGLITQLVRINLGDDIEEDHMVNRQWVSAWAFEKGAADNVIEKIEKDGKTYYNITDYAKLRDLFGQLLKETQRIKSEGDFKAAQDLVEGYGVKVDQALHAEVLDRNQQFKSAPYSGFVNPVLVPETNDAGEIVNIKVKQPESFEKQMLKYAKMYSFLD, encoded by the coding sequence ATGAAAATAAAACATATATTAAGTGTATTTCTTGTTATTGGTCTCTTATGGTCGTGCAAAGAAAAAACAGAAGAACCTGAACAGGTTATAGTAGAAGAGAAGTTCGATTACCTAGTTGACCAATTTGCAGATATTAAGATACTCCGTTATCAGATTCCGGGATTTGATGAAATGACCTTAAAGGAAAAGCAATTGTTGTATTACATGACCCAAGCTGGTCTGGCGGGTAGAGACATTATGTGGGATCAAAACTATCGCCACAATCTAGAGATAAGAGACGCTCTTGAAAATGTTTATACTTCCTATGCAGGTGAAAAGACCGGCAAGGATTGGTTGGCGTTTGAGGAATACCTGAAAAGAGTATGGTTTTCAAATGGAATACATCATCATTATTCCAATGATAAAATCAAACCAAAATTCAATGCTGATTTCTTGACCTATTTATTAAAAGAAACAGATACTAATCTTGAAGGGGAGGCCTTTGATGTTATTTTCAATGAAAAGGACGATAAAAAGGTAAATAAGAAAAAAGGGGTTGATAATGTAGCGTCTTCTGCAATCAATTTTTATGACCCATCAATAACAGATGCAGATGTTGAGGCTTTTTATGCCACGGCCGATAAAGGTCCCAAAGACAGACCTATTGAAGCAGGTTTAAACTCTACATTGGTCCGCGAAAATGGAAAAATCGTTGAAAAAGTCTGGAAATCAGGTGGAATGTACGGTACTGCTATCGATGAAATAATAAAATGGTTAGAAAAGGCCAAGAGTGTCGCTGAAAATGACAAGCAGGCCAAAACATTAGGTCTATTGGTTGATTATTATAAAACTGGTGATTTAAACATTTGGGATCAATATTGCATTGAATGGGCAACTTCCACAGAAGGTAATATTGATTGGATCAATGGCTTTATTGAAGTTTATAATGACCCAAAAGGCTATAGAGGTTCTTATGAAAGTATTATTCAAGTGAAAGATTTTGAAATGTCCAAACAAATGGCGGTCCTTTCTGAAAATGCACAATGGTTCGAGGATAATGCCCCATTAATGGATTCCCATAAAAAGGATAGTGTTGTTGGTATTTCTTATAAAACTATTAATGTCGCAGGTGAGGCAGGAGATGCGTCGCCAAGCACTCCAATAGGAGTGAACCTACCAAATAACAACTGGATTCGTCAAGAGCACGGCAGTAAATCTGTTTCATTAGGGAATATCATTGATGCCTATAATAATGCAGGTGGAAGTGGTAGATTAAAGGAATACGCATATGATGCCGAGGAAATAGAGCTTGAGGAAAAACATGGAAAATTGGCCGATAAATTACATACAGCACTACATGAAGTAGTTGGCCATGCTTCCGGACAGATTAATCCAGGAATTGGCCAGCCTAAAGAAACCTTAAAAAATTATGCTTCCACTATGGAAGAAGGTAGAGCTGACTTAGTTGGACTTTATTATTTAATGGATCCCAAATTACAAGAACTTGGTTTAGTTGAAAATTCGGAAGAAATAGGCAAAGCTGCTTATGATGGCTACATTAGAAATGGTCTAATCACACAATTGGTACGTATTAACCTCGGTGATGATATAGAGGAAGATCATATGGTAAACAGACAATGGGTATCTGCTTGGGCTTTTGAAAAAGGGGCAGCTGATAATGTGATAGAGAAAATCGAAAAAGATGGTAAAACCTACTATAACATCACTGATTATGCCAAGCTACGGGATTTGTTCGGCCAGTTATTGAAAGAAACACAACGCATAAAATCCGAAGGCGACTTTAAAGCCGCCCAGGATTTGGTTGAGGGCTACGGCGTAAAAGTTGATCAAGCATTACATGCTGAGGTTTTAGACCGTAATCAGCAATTTAAATCAGCACCGTACAGTGGTTTTGTAAACCCTGTTTTGGTTCCTGAGACCAATGATGCTGGAGAGATTGTGAATATTAAGGTTAAACAACCAGAAAGCTTTGAAAAGCAGATGTTGAAATATGCTAAAATGTATAGCTTTTTAGATTGA
- a CDS encoding pyridoxal phosphate-dependent decarboxylase family protein, with protein MDKSLLKIAYSPEGFRKRGHELVDQLADHLDATLNGKSKKVINWNLPEDEYAFWNGFLENGESSQLFTEIVKRTTHVHNPKYIGHQVSPAAPLASLGGLISSLLNNGMAVYEMGMAPSAIERVITEFICSKIGYDEQSRGFLTSGGTLANLTALLTARKVKVEHDIWNDGHQESLGIMVYEEAHYCVDRAARIMGLGDKGVIKIPASSSYNMDVSQLEEHYQKAQKEGIHVFAIVGSAPSTATGMYDDLLAIADFSMKHNLWFHIDGAHGGASIFSPKYKHTVKGIDRADSVVIDGHKMMMMPIITTALLYKNGNHSHSTFSQKADYLLQQSEDEDWYNYAKRTFECTKTMMSIQWFTLLKTYGEGIFNEYVTTLYDLGHQFGELILANPQFELAIKPMSNIVCFRYIDDILNNIELNELNATIRQQLLEEGEYYIVQTKVNGVHYLRTTIMNPFTTSEHLEQLLEIIKGIALTLKS; from the coding sequence ATGGACAAATCTTTATTGAAAATTGCATATTCACCAGAAGGTTTTAGAAAAAGAGGTCATGAGTTAGTCGACCAATTGGCAGACCATTTGGATGCTACTCTAAATGGTAAATCAAAGAAGGTTATAAATTGGAACTTGCCAGAAGATGAATATGCTTTTTGGAATGGTTTTCTAGAAAATGGAGAGAGCTCCCAACTTTTTACGGAAATAGTAAAACGAACCACTCACGTTCATAACCCCAAGTATATTGGACATCAAGTGAGCCCAGCTGCACCCTTGGCTTCCTTAGGAGGACTCATTAGCTCTTTATTGAATAACGGGATGGCGGTGTATGAAATGGGCATGGCTCCCTCAGCAATAGAAAGAGTAATCACTGAGTTTATTTGTTCCAAAATTGGGTATGACGAACAATCAAGAGGCTTTTTGACATCAGGAGGTACACTTGCAAATTTGACCGCATTACTAACCGCAAGAAAAGTGAAAGTTGAGCATGATATTTGGAATGACGGACATCAGGAATCTTTGGGCATTATGGTTTATGAGGAAGCCCATTACTGCGTAGATAGGGCTGCTCGAATAATGGGCCTTGGTGATAAAGGTGTTATTAAAATTCCGGCAAGTTCAAGCTATAATATGGATGTTTCCCAATTAGAGGAACACTATCAAAAAGCACAAAAAGAAGGCATCCACGTTTTTGCAATCGTGGGTAGTGCACCCTCAACAGCTACCGGAATGTATGACGACTTATTGGCCATAGCTGATTTTAGTATGAAACACAATCTCTGGTTTCATATTGATGGTGCCCACGGAGGTGCATCTATCTTCTCACCAAAATATAAACATACGGTAAAAGGAATAGATCGGGCCGATTCAGTTGTTATTGATGGTCACAAAATGATGATGATGCCAATCATCACCACTGCCCTACTTTATAAAAATGGAAATCATTCACATTCGACGTTTAGTCAAAAGGCAGATTACCTTTTGCAACAATCAGAAGATGAAGATTGGTACAATTACGCCAAACGAACATTTGAATGTACCAAAACCATGATGAGTATTCAGTGGTTTACCTTACTGAAAACTTATGGTGAAGGTATTTTTAATGAATATGTTACTACTTTGTACGACCTTGGGCATCAGTTTGGTGAATTAATCTTGGCAAACCCGCAATTTGAATTGGCCATAAAACCTATGTCAAACATTGTTTGTTTTAGATACATCGATGATATTCTCAACAATATTGAGTTGAATGAACTTAACGCAACCATTAGGCAACAGCTATTGGAAGAAGGTGAATATTATATAGTTCAAACCAAAGTGAATGGAGTTCATTACCTCAGAACCACAATAATGAACCCGTTTACCACAAGTGAGCATCTAGAACAGTTATTGGAAATAATAAAAGGAATCGCACTTACATTGAAATCCTAA
- a CDS encoding glycoside hydrolase family 15 protein, which translates to MDNLDYGIIGNCRSAALISKTGSLDWCCLPEFDSSSVFAKLLDEEIGGSFEIKVADNYTIEQRYKKNTAVLITKFSDDENIFEVHDFMPRYYNENGGYHSPPELVRYIKHIKGKPSFKVFYDPKLEYAQGETTTYVKRNFVVSRTNAVKFDTIFLYTSFNKNAVVEGREIDVTENGYFLLGYNEKILQPTIRKIYLDLERTKVYWLNWTNRTPTYKKYNDEILRSAITLKLLSYDKTGAVLAAATTSLPETIGEVRNWDYRFCWIRDASMVIKVMGGLGHKNVAGRYLQFIIDLIPDKDEKLQIMYGINKEKKLTEETLDHLSGYKGSKPVRIGNAAYKQKQNDIYGILMDVIYAQLAKFSTDIENGEELWGITKGIVWIVSRHWQEPDKGIWEFREEDRHFTFSKVLCWVAIDRAIKVARILKKTRKLEAWTKLEQEIKADIHENSWNNEVNAFTQSYGSTHLDASVLLMESYGFIHAKDPKFVQTVMAIEKDLSNDGLLYRYKNKDDFGLPSSSFTICTFWFINSLFKIGEEVKAMAHFEKLLSYSNHLGLFSEDIDFKTKRLLGNFPQAYSHLALIECAVNFSTKDTEERILESMRE; encoded by the coding sequence ATGGACAATTTAGATTACGGAATTATTGGAAATTGTAGGAGTGCGGCATTAATATCGAAAACCGGTTCACTGGATTGGTGTTGTCTTCCAGAGTTTGATTCTTCATCGGTTTTTGCTAAACTATTGGATGAGGAAATAGGCGGAAGCTTCGAGATTAAAGTAGCTGATAATTATACTATTGAGCAGCGTTATAAAAAGAATACTGCAGTATTGATTACGAAGTTTTCGGATGATGAGAACATTTTTGAAGTACACGATTTCATGCCTCGATATTACAATGAAAATGGGGGTTATCATTCACCCCCAGAATTGGTACGCTATATAAAACACATTAAAGGTAAACCGAGCTTCAAGGTATTTTACGATCCTAAATTGGAGTATGCCCAAGGTGAGACGACAACTTACGTGAAAAGGAATTTTGTAGTAAGCAGAACCAATGCAGTGAAATTCGATACCATTTTTCTATACACTTCCTTTAATAAGAACGCAGTGGTCGAAGGCAGAGAGATAGATGTTACTGAAAACGGTTATTTTCTTTTAGGATATAACGAGAAAATCCTGCAGCCTACAATTCGGAAAATCTATTTGGACCTTGAACGAACAAAAGTTTATTGGTTAAACTGGACGAATAGGACGCCAACCTATAAAAAATACAATGACGAAATACTAAGAAGCGCAATCACATTAAAATTATTGAGCTATGATAAAACTGGAGCGGTTTTGGCAGCGGCTACAACATCTTTGCCGGAGACCATTGGTGAAGTAAGAAATTGGGATTATCGTTTTTGTTGGATTAGGGATGCCTCAATGGTCATTAAAGTGATGGGAGGTCTTGGTCACAAGAATGTTGCGGGTAGATATTTGCAGTTCATTATTGATTTGATTCCTGATAAGGATGAAAAATTACAGATAATGTATGGTATCAATAAAGAAAAGAAGTTAACCGAGGAAACTTTGGATCACTTAAGCGGTTATAAAGGGTCAAAGCCAGTTAGAATAGGGAATGCCGCATATAAGCAAAAACAAAATGATATTTACGGAATTTTAATGGATGTCATTTATGCCCAATTAGCAAAATTTAGTACTGATATTGAAAATGGAGAGGAGTTATGGGGAATTACCAAGGGCATAGTTTGGATTGTTTCACGGCATTGGCAGGAGCCTGATAAGGGTATTTGGGAATTTCGAGAAGAAGATCGGCATTTCACCTTTTCCAAAGTACTTTGCTGGGTGGCAATTGATCGAGCAATAAAAGTGGCGCGTATATTAAAGAAAACCAGGAAACTGGAAGCTTGGACAAAATTGGAGCAGGAAATTAAAGCTGATATCCATGAAAATTCTTGGAACAATGAGGTAAATGCCTTTACGCAATCCTATGGTTCCACACATTTGGACGCATCAGTTCTACTTATGGAATCTTATGGGTTTATTCATGCAAAGGACCCTAAGTTTGTACAGACTGTAATGGCCATTGAAAAGGATTTGAGCAATGATGGTTTACTGTATAGGTATAAAAACAAAGATGACTTTGGTTTGCCTTCATCATCTTTTACAATCTGTACATTTTGGTTTATCAATAGTTTGTTTAAGATAGGTGAGGAAGTGAAAGCTATGGCCCACTTCGAAAAATTATTAAGTTATAGTAACCATTTAGGTCTCTTTAGTGAAGATATTGATTTTAAGACAAAAAGATTACTAGGAAACTTTCCTCAAGCGTATTCCCATTTGGCATTAATCGAATGTGCGGTTAACTTTTCAACAAAAGATACAGAGGAAAGAATCCTCGAATCTATGAGAGAGTAA